One Candidatus Zixiibacteriota bacterium DNA segment encodes these proteins:
- a CDS encoding DUF4931 domain-containing protein: AKDLADLSVEEIKNVLWAYRERSLDLQKDRRFKYILIFKNHGEAAGASLEHSHSQLIATPIIPKRVAEEIAGAEKYFEFKERCIFCDIIRQEMTDKDRIVNDYGDFMTFEPFASRFPFETWLLPKQHMAHWTDLAPDVYIYLAEALKDTLNRIRIALNNPAFNFIMHTAPIGNEYDEVYHWHIEIIPKLTKVAGFEWGSGFYINPTRPEDAAAFMKGIDTAQAEKLFGIPLAG; encoded by the coding sequence CGCCAAAGATCTGGCCGACCTTTCTGTGGAAGAAATCAAGAATGTCCTCTGGGCGTATCGGGAAAGATCCCTGGACCTTCAAAAAGATAGAAGATTTAAGTACATATTGATATTCAAGAATCATGGCGAAGCGGCCGGCGCCTCACTGGAGCACAGTCACAGCCAACTGATAGCCACGCCGATTATCCCCAAGCGGGTCGCGGAAGAAATCGCGGGAGCGGAGAAATATTTCGAATTCAAAGAGCGCTGCATATTCTGCGACATTATCCGACAGGAAATGACCGACAAAGACCGGATTGTCAATGATTATGGCGATTTCATGACTTTTGAGCCGTTCGCGTCGCGTTTTCCCTTTGAGACCTGGCTTCTCCCCAAGCAGCATATGGCGCACTGGACCGATTTGGCGCCGGATGTCTATATCTATCTGGCAGAGGCGCTCAAAGACACGCTCAATCGGATACGCATTGCCCTCAATAATCCGGCCTTCAATTTCATTATGCATACCGCCCCGATTGGTAATGAGTATGATGAAGTTTATCACTGGCATATCGAGATAATTCCTAAGTTGACGAAGGTGGCCGGGTTTGAATGGGGCTCGGGATTTTATATTAATCCGACCCGTCCTGAAGACGCGGCGGCTTTTATGAAAGGTATTGATACCGCTCAGGCAGAAAAGCTCTTCGGTATACCGTTGGCCGGTTGA